The following DNA comes from Corallococcus exiguus.
ACTGCTTCGAGGGCCTGCTGGGCGGAGGCGAGGACTGCGTCCTCGGCGTTGGCGGTGTCCGAAGCGGCGCCGCTATCGCCCTCGGCTTGCGTGGTGTCCTGGGGAGCGTCGTGCATGGTGTCTCCATCTCGCTTCACCAAGAGGAAGCGGTGTTTGTTGGCGGCCCTGTCCACGAGGGACACCTCCTCCACCACCATGTCGACGAGGCGGTGGACAGAGGCGGGGCCTTGGGTGGTGCTCGTCATGCGGCCTCCGGCTGGGCGTCAGCGGCAGGTGTGTCGGAAGGAGGCGTCCCGGTAGCCGGTGAGGCCTCGGGGAGACGGCGCGCGGTGCCCCCAATCGAGAAGCCCGTCAGTTGCCCGTCCTTCACCCGGCCCCAGAGCTCATCGGAGAGGACGCGCACGGCGAAGAGCCACGTGCCCTTGCGCACCTGCACCTCGCCCAGGGAGAAGTCGACGGGGGCCAGGTAGCTCTCCAGCACCTTCACGTGCCCGTTGACGCGCATCTGATGCATGAGGCCGAGGCCCCCGAACTCCTCCATGAAGCGGTGCGCGGCCTGACGAATCTCCGCGGCGGAGTAGAGGTCGCCCTGCGCGTCCACCGTCTCCGGCTCCAGGACGACACCCAGGACGTACCGCTCGTCGTCGGGCTCGACGCCCTTGAGGAGCGGCTTCGTCGCAAGGAAGGAGGTGGTGTCGGGCGACTCCTCCGGCTGCCAGTCGTCCACGGCGAAGTCGCTGCCGCCCTCCAGCGCCTTCGCGGCGGGCTGGTAGTTGCTGACGAGGAGCTGCGTCAGCACGGAGGAGCCGCCCACGCCGCGCATGGCGGCGATGGTGCGAGGCGTCCGGATGCGCTTCACCACGAAGCCGGAGCCCTTCAGCATCCCGGGCAGCTTCCCCCGGATGCCATACGTCATGAGCCAGCGACCCTTGAGTGACTTGAGGACGCCGTAGAAGCGCTCCTCGTCGAAGTCACCCTCGCCGACGTCGACGTTGTAGCCAGGGTACGGAGGGTCGAGAAAGAGGACGGTGTCCTTCCCGTCGTACTTGCGGACCACCTTCTCGTAGTCGCCGCCGTACACCTTCACGCGCTTGAGGCGCGGGGCGAACTGTTCAATCCGTGCGAGCGTCTTCGCCTCGACGCCCATGCCGTTGGGGCTGACGCTGCGCCCGCGCAGCTTCCCGTAGGAGAAGTGCGTCAGGTAGAGGAAGCGGTGCAGGCGCTCCACGTCCCCCTTCGGCTTGGAGTCGAAGAGGCTCTTGAAGGTCTTCTCGTCGCCGACCCACGGCAGCTTCTTCAGCTTGGCGAGGCCCGCTGGTGTCAGCTTCTGGAGGAGACGGTAGGCGTCGGCGATTTCGGGGTCCGCGTCGTTGATGGCCTCGACGTCCGAGGGGGCCTTCTCGAAGAGGACGGCGGCGCTGCCGGCGAAGGGCTCCACATACGTCATGTGCGCGGGCAGCATGGCCACCAGGCGCTTCGCCAGGCGCTTCTTGCCAGCGGGGGAGCCCCAGATGGTCTTCTCCACCGGCTCACCCTGGAGGGACTCCAGGACGTGCCGGGCCCGGGCGAGGGCCTTCGAGAGGGCGTCACCCATCCTGGAGGCCCTCCCGGTCGAAGCCCCACGTCAGCTCTCCCGAGGTGGGGAGATTGAGGTCGCGAGGCCAGACGACGGGCGTCGCCTCGGCCTTGGCCGTGGAGGTCGACTCATGCGTTGTCGTGTTGCCCTCCGGCGTCGGAGGTGAGGTGGGGGTAGTTGTCGAGGTGGCCGGCATGGCGTTTCGTCTCCGAAAGAGACAAAGGCCTGCGACGCGAAATCGGGGACATCACTAAGTGACGGCGAGCGTCGTGGTGCGGCAGAGGCCGTGGTACGGCGGAAAGCCCACGCCCGCGTCCGCGAGCTGCCTGTCCGAAGCGAGTGCGCGGAACTCGCCCACGTCGTCGCGTGTGCCGGCGGCGGAGCGGAGCACCTCGGCCAGGCGCGTCTCCTGGCCTCCTCGCTTGACGTAGAGGAGGGCACGCCCGGTGTCCGCGTCGAGGCGCTCGCGCACCCAGGGCAGCTCCTGTTTCACATCCTCCGGGCGCTCGAGCGACTCGACGCGCTCGAAGCGCTGGAGGGCTTCGCCCACAGAGAACGTCTTGCCGTGGAGGAAGCGGCACACCTGGGTGGTGGCCTCGTCAAGGACGGCCTCGATGCGATAGCGGCGGATGCCGGCCTCGGCGTAGCTGCTCACCTGGGCGAAGGAGCGCCCCTGGCCGATGAAGCTGGCCGCCACCGTTTCCCAGTAGAAGGGGGCGCGCTCGATGAGTGCGCCGCGCGCGGCCCTCTCCAAGGAGTCGGCGATGTCGCTTCGCGCAAGGCCTGCCTCCAGCCCCTCGGCCACGAGACGTCGGGCCTCTGCGCCGAAGGCGTCCAGCCGGCGCCCGTACTCGTCCCGCACGAAGTTGCCCTGGGTCCGGACGATGTGTTGGGCCACGCGCCTGTCCATGGCGTTGAAGCGGGCGGCGAGGGCGAGTCCCTGCTCTCGCCGGGCGTGGCTGCGCGTGGACGCCACCACCTCGTCGGCTGCGTCGCCGAGGGGCGCCTGGATGCGGGAGGGGATGACTGCCGTCCGCCGGCCTGCGGCCTCCAGGGACTGGGCGACGAGGCGCCTGCGCTGGGCGGCCGTCGTCTTCCTCCAGTCCACGTCGAGGACGGCCACCGCCTCTCGCATGGCGTCCACGTCCGCGCGCCCGACGGCGCGGCGAAGGCGCGCGGCGAGCAGGGCCACGGCGCGGTCCATGCCGGCGGCGGTGCCGACGTCCAGCGCCTTGGCAACCGGCAGCCGGAGGACGTCCCCCAGCAGGGCGTCCGCTACCTCACGTGCCTCGTGCAGGAGGAGGAGGCTGTCAGCGGGAGCCATGCACATGGAGGGCCTCCTGTGTCACCAGCTCCACGGAGCTGCGGCGCCTGGCGCGCACTTCGACTCCTCCCGGAGTGGGGGAGAAGACGACGTTGTGGCTGGCCGCGCACCTGTCACACAGGGCGAAGATGAGGAGGCCGTTGCGCCAGAGCGTCGTCGTCTCCTCCAGGGGACCGCGCCTTCGGCACATGCGGCACTCCAGGACACCGCGCTCGGCGTCGGCCTGGGCCTGGAGCACCCACGCGCGCTGGAACTGCTCAGGCGTCATGTGGGCTTCCCCGAGAACCAGGTGTCGAACTCCTCGCGGGGGACGGGGACGTGCTCGGTGTTCATGTACCTGCGGGCCAGCGCCAGGCGTCCTTCGGCCAGGCGCTCCTCCTCGGCCCGAAGCTCTTCTCTCAGCCCCAAGAGGCGCTTGGCCTCGCCCAGCAACGAGTCCTTGTCCTTCTGGGGCCGCAGGTCTTCGACGCCCGTCTGAATACCCGCGAGCGTGAGGGTGATGGGGCGCTTCACCCAGTCATCAGAAATCTTCCGGAATTCGCGGTGGAAGATGTCGCCAGCCAACTGGCGGCCCTCCTCGGGTGTCAGCACGCCCACTCGCACGAGGCGCTCAACCATCTCCGTCATGCGCTCCGGGTCTCGCGTGGCCGTCGTCTGCGACCTGAATCGCCAGAAGCGCACGCCCATGTCGGCGAGGACCTTGCGGTTGAGCAGGAAGTCGAACTCGTCTCTTTCGGGTTGGAAGACCTGATCCTCGGCAAATCGGAGCTGGGCCTCGGCCACGGAGCGGTTGAAGTCGCGACCGTCTCCACGCAGCAGTGGCGGCAGGCGAAATGCGCTGCCCACCTTGTCGATGTTGCGCTGGTCGTATTGCTGGAAGAGGGCGTCCTGCTGCTGGGCGTCCGTCAGGGGACGCAGCTCAATCTTCGCGCGGCCTCCGTCGCCGGTGCCGGCGCCGTCCGCTTCGAGGATGAGAATCTTGTGGAAGTTGGCCTTGCCCTTGAGGTTCTCCTCGATGAAGCGCTCGATGCGCGGCACGGAGGCGTCAGAGAGCCGCCCTCCGGAGACGAGGAGCGCCAGGGGTGGGACGCTCTTGTTTGAAAAGTAGAGGTAGTTGACCTCCTCCATCTGCCGGGAGCCGAGGACGGACAGCAGGGTGCCCACCCAGCGGGGGATGCCGTAGGGAGAGCGTGGCGAGTGGATGGCGAAGTGGATGAGCTCCGTGGCAGGGCCGTCTGAGGCGTCCGCGGCCTTGAGGGCAGTGACATCCTGGAAGGCGCGGCCAGTGAGGCGGGAGACGACGCGCGAGTCCCCGAAGGACTTGAAGTACACCCGCTCGCTGCCCTGCACCTGGAGGTAGCGGCGCAGGCGCCGACGGGTGCTCACCGTGTCGAAGCTGACGGCGGAGATGCGGACGCGCTCGCGCACCTCGACGGCCTCCTTGTCCAAGGGGAGGAGTCGCACCGTGTACGAGGGGACGTAGACGAAGCGGGCGATGTCGCCCTTGCCGTCGCGCAGCACCTCCCAGTACGCGTTGCCCGTCACCTCCACGTCGTGTCGTGTACGGCGGCGCAGCTCGACGAAGCT
Coding sequences within:
- a CDS encoding phage portal protein, translated to MTVPVEVHQAEERLQSILKAVVVGARVDEPASRPGGEDALAFSEAGALQPPYEPEALCLLVEHSNSLRQNVDAYATNIDGFGYRFEPAIDFDADGAREKVADAMALERLAARDAGTLPPGTPLLPTDEEVTVHAEEVRQQARVEKARLESFFDFCCFDGSFVELRRRTRHDVEVTGNAYWEVLRDGKGDIARFVYVPSYTVRLLPLDKEAVEVRERVRISAVSFDTVSTRRRLRRYLQVQGSERVYFKSFGDSRVVSRLTGRAFQDVTALKAADASDGPATELIHFAIHSPRSPYGIPRWVGTLLSVLGSRQMEEVNYLYFSNKSVPPLALLVSGGRLSDASVPRIERFIEENLKGKANFHKILILEADGAGTGDGGRAKIELRPLTDAQQQDALFQQYDQRNIDKVGSAFRLPPLLRGDGRDFNRSVAEAQLRFAEDQVFQPERDEFDFLLNRKVLADMGVRFWRFRSQTTATRDPERMTEMVERLVRVGVLTPEEGRQLAGDIFHREFRKISDDWVKRPITLTLAGIQTGVEDLRPQKDKDSLLGEAKRLLGLREELRAEEERLAEGRLALARRYMNTEHVPVPREEFDTWFSGKPT
- a CDS encoding head morphogenesis protein, which produces MCMAPADSLLLLHEAREVADALLGDVLRLPVAKALDVGTAAGMDRAVALLAARLRRAVGRADVDAMREAVAVLDVDWRKTTAAQRRRLVAQSLEAAGRRTAVIPSRIQAPLGDAADEVVASTRSHARREQGLALAARFNAMDRRVAQHIVRTQGNFVRDEYGRRLDAFGAEARRLVAEGLEAGLARSDIADSLERAARGALIERAPFYWETVAASFIGQGRSFAQVSSYAEAGIRRYRIEAVLDEATTQVCRFLHGKTFSVGEALQRFERVESLERPEDVKQELPWVRERLDADTGRALLYVKRGGQETRLAEVLRSAAGTRDDVGEFRALASDRQLADAGVGFPPYHGLCRTTTLAVT
- a CDS encoding XkdF-like putative serine protease domain-containing protein, whose translation is MGDALSKALARARHVLESLQGEPVEKTIWGSPAGKKRLAKRLVAMLPAHMTYVEPFAGSAAVLFEKAPSDVEAINDADPEIADAYRLLQKLTPAGLAKLKKLPWVGDEKTFKSLFDSKPKGDVERLHRFLYLTHFSYGKLRGRSVSPNGMGVEAKTLARIEQFAPRLKRVKVYGGDYEKVVRKYDGKDTVLFLDPPYPGYNVDVGEGDFDEERFYGVLKSLKGRWLMTYGIRGKLPGMLKGSGFVVKRIRTPRTIAAMRGVGGSSVLTQLLVSNYQPAAKALEGGSDFAVDDWQPEESPDTTSFLATKPLLKGVEPDDERYVLGVVLEPETVDAQGDLYSAAEIRQAAHRFMEEFGGLGLMHQMRVNGHVKVLESYLAPVDFSLGEVQVRKGTWLFAVRVLSDELWGRVKDGQLTGFSIGGTARRLPEASPATGTPPSDTPAADAQPEAA